The window GCGACGCATCACGAGTGATGAGATTTATCATCATTATCTTGGTCATAACATCCAAAATGAGTTAATATTTCTACTTGCTCGTTCTATTAGATTACAAATTATTAAAAAAGTAAAGCAAGCAAAGTATTACTCTGTGATACTTGATTGTACTCCAGACACTAGTCACCAAGAACAAATGTCTTTAATATTGAGATATGTGAATGTATCCTCAAAGTGTATAAATGTTGAGGAATCTTTCTTAGGATTCTTGAAAGTTGATGATACTACTGGAAAGGGACTTTTTGATGTTACTTACAATGAGTTAAAGTCTCTTGATCTTGATATTGATCATATGCGTGGTCAGGGCTATGACAACGGATCAAATATGAAGGGAAAGCATAATGGTGTACAACAAAAATTTAAAGAGGTAAACCGTAGAGATTTTTATACACCATGTGGTTGTCATAGTCTTAATGTTATGTTATGTGACATGGCCAATACTTGTGGAAAAGGCAGAGATTTTTTTGGAGTCATACAACGCATTTACACAATCTTCGCGAATTCTTCTAAGCGGTGGAAAATTTTGACAGATAATGTTAAAGGGTTGACTCTTAAGTCATTATCTACCACTCGTTGGGAGAGTCGCATCAATAGTGTCAAAGCTATTAGACATCAGATTATAGATATAAGAGAGGCTTTACTTCAGGTTGCTGAACAGGACAATGATTCTAAAATTCGAAGTGAAGCTAAATCTCTTGCAACAAATGAGCTCGGTGATTTTGAGTTTTTAGTATCAGTGGTTGTCTGGTTTGAAATATTGTTCACCGTAAATTTAGTGAGCAAAAACTTACAGTCTAAAGATATGCTTCTTGACGTTGCTATTAAAGAAGTGAAATGGTTGGTGACTTACTTTGAAGAGTATAGGAACACGGGACTTTCTAAAGCAATTGATGAAGCTAAGAAAATCGCCGTTGAATTAGGTATTGATCCAGTGTTCCCTCAAAAGCATGTGATTCGAAGGAAAAAACAATTTGATGAGAACTCAGGGGATCAAGATGCTATATTATCTACCGAGGAGTCGTTTAGAGTTAATTATTTCTTATATATTGTTGATCAAGCGATTGACTCTCTTAAAACACGATTTGAACAATACGAAGAGTATGAAAAAGTGTTTGGTTTTCTATTTGCATATGATAAGTTGAAGTTCATGGATGAAAATGATCTTAAAAAATGTTGCACTGATCTTGAAGTTGCTCTGCATAACAATGGAAAATTAGATATTGATGCAAATGAACTCTATATGGAGTTGAGGTCAATTGGAACATTCTTGCCTAGCGAAACTATGGGACCATCCGATGTTTTGAAAAACTTGAATAAAATCAATTGTTTTCCTAATGTGATAATTGCTTATCGAGTATTGTTGACTATTTCAATAACCGTGGCATCTGCAGAAAGAAGTTTTTCAAAACTGAAGTTGTTGAAGAACTATTTACGGTCTACCATGTCACAGGAAAGACTTAATGGGCTGGCGGTGATAGCTATTGAGAACGACCTATTGGAGCATATTGACTATAAAGAGTTCATCAATGACTTTGCTTCTAAAAATGCTAAAAGAGTAGGTTTATTTAAATGATAGTTTATGTATAATGAGATGTCGACTATTTAAGAATAAAACACTTTGTTATGGTTGTTTTACGCACtttttatttataatgataattttagtattgTTTTTTATATGAATACGTATCAAAAATTTAACATTTATAAGGGCCCGTTTTGAAGTCTCGAACAGGGACTTAAAAATTCATAAGACGTCCCTGACCATATTCGAAAGAGCTTTTGTAGTGTACATCCCATTGCCAGCCGGTGTCCACCTCCATGAGTCTTTTTTCCGGATTAAATATCGCACCCTTGATCATATCATTTAAAGAATGTAACTCACCCAAATGGTTCCCTCGTCCAAGATCAATTTCCCACACTTTTTGTATCATCCCAAGTTAGATGATCTTTGACTGTGGCACTAATGTCATCTTCAAGTCTCGAGAGTCTTTTGAACTTGCTTTTTAGTGTCTCGCCATCAATTCAAGAATCGTTCCAAAAAGAGGTGGAGCCGCCATCACCTAGATCTTTGACAAAAAAACTCCGAAAAGGAAGACCAATTGCATTAAAATTATTGACGGTTTTTACAATATCATTCCATACCGATTTGTAGGAATCGGTATGAAAAGAAACATCCCCCAAAAGACCGCCCGATGAACCATAAATACTCGAAATGACCTTGACCCACAAGGAGgtagtttcggttttaaacctccactacTACTTGCCAATCAAAGCCACGTTTTTTATACCATTTAGACACCCCACATTTAACCAGCCATCCCCATAAGGTAATTTTTTTCATCCCATTTGACCCAAGTAATTTTTGATTTATTGCCCCCCGATCCACCCCAAAAGAAAGAACGTCTTACACACTCTAATTTTTTGATCACACATGGTGGAGAACGAaagagcgagaagtagtacaaTGGGAGACTATTCAACACCGATTTTACAAGAGTCAAATGTCCACCAAATGACACCGATCTAGCTCTCCAATCCAAAAGGCGTTTATCAAATTTATTAATGACCGGTTTCCAATTATCTTCTTTTTTCATGTTACCACCAATGAGAAGACCAAGGTAGATAAATGGAATTGAACCAactttacaacgaaataagtttgccTTGCTCTCGACTTCGGTTTTTTCCACACTAACCCCAATTAGACTACTCTTGTGATAATTAACTTTAAGCCCGG of the Rutidosis leptorrhynchoides isolate AG116_Rl617_1_P2 chromosome 5, CSIRO_AGI_Rlap_v1, whole genome shotgun sequence genome contains:
- the LOC139849796 gene encoding uncharacterized protein codes for the protein MTAALRQLVYGYTPDALNEYLQMSERVGQESLHNMRWPVFTQHGRHLLRDFQVSLTKNVLTLQRNKRALAKMLKELLGSYSSATRMVLRGEYNVTTNVHVHPTASTPVAAEHFKLAPDDGASAGAMSDAVELDDGAGGEDPLSDGEDEDNFGAAAGAFVDFVGDAAFGAILGDANIGAALGDRCMLDLGAAAGEVVGAAAEAIPMRAIVIKLMAPKPESGYQKRLKRKRAEALRKSQSGALDNYVIKSHNDINIDKNVVHDITIENEDVHDIDSNDNSNDPNPDDDDANHATENVDPHNVDIYDPREWNRLSADMINVLVVDGPKRDNTFKKGPKDKFLRRFSSTSFTRTLANNEKCDRELKEHEVSSEHIMNMATWFDMRRRLSNNETIDKVSHELFKKERDHWKDVLLRIIATVKFLAKHNLAFRGRNERLHQNSNGNFLGLIEMMEEFDPVIKEHVRRITSDEIYHHYLGHNIQNELIFLLARSIRLQIIKKVKQAKYYSVILDCTPDTSHQEQMSLILRYVNVSSKCINVEESFLGFLKVDDTTGKGLFDVTYNELKSLDLDIDHMRGQGYDNGSNMKGKHNGVQQKFKEVNRRDFYTPCGCHSLNVMLCDMANTCGKGRDFFGVIQRIYTIFANSSKRWKILTDNVKGLTLKSLSTTRWESRINSVKAIRHQIIDIREALLQVAEQDNDSKIRSEAKSLATNELGDFEFLVSVVVWFEILFTVNLVSKNLQSKDMLLDYRNTGLSKAIDEAKKIAVELGIDPVFPQKHVIRRKKQFDENSGDQDAILSTEESFRVNYFLYIVDQAIDSLKTRFEQYEEYEKVFGFLFAYDKLKFMDENDLKKCCTDLEVALHNNGKLDIDANELYMELRSIGTFLPSETMGPSDVLKNLNKINCFPNVIIAYRVLLTISITVASAERSFSKLKLLKNYLRSTMSQERLNGLAVIAIENDLLEHIDYKEFINDFASKNAKRVGLFK